acagcaacaggtaatgtaacagtactaaaggaaattttatctgcattaataagtttgacatgacatgcaatacaaacaacagctggagaaaaagataccaaaagtttatagcagatacacttagcttggtagctccagcactgggcagtgattttcctgaagtatcttctgactcagttgcaacgtggaacatcttgcaatatgtaaaagaaaaaaacatataaagcaaaattgatcaaattccttaaatgacagtttcaggaatgggaaaaaaatgccagtgaacaagcttctagcaaccagaagcaataaataatgtgacttaaataatgtggagacaaaagtgacgcccatattttttagcgccaaaaaagacgcccacattatttggcgcctaaatgcttttggcgccaaaaatgacgccacatccggaaggccgacatttttgacgcaaaaaaaacgtcaaaaaatgacgcaacttccggcgacacgtatgacgccggaaacagaaaaaaaaatttgcgccaaaaaagtctgcgccaagaatgacgcaataaaatgaagcattttctgcccccgcgagcctaacagcccacagggaaaaagtcaaattttttaaggtaagaaaaaatgattgaaacaaatgcatttatcccaaatatgaaactgactgtctgaaaaataaggaatgttgaacattctgagtcaaggcaaataaatgtttgaatacatatatttagaactttataaacaaagtgcccaaccatagcttagagtgtcacagaaaataagatttacttaccccaggacactcatctacatgtttgtagaaagccaaaccagtactgaaacgagaatcagcagaggtaatggtatatataagagtatatcgtcgatctgaaaagggaggtaagagatgaatctctacgaccgataacagagaacctattaaatagaccccgtagaaggagatcactgcattcaaataggcaatactctcctcacatccctctgacattcactgcacgctgagaggaaaaccgggctccaacttgctgcggagcgcatatcaacgtagaatctagcacaaacttacttcaccacctccatcggaggcaaagtttgtaaaactgaattgtgggtgtggtgaggggtgtatttataggcattttaaggtttgggaaactttgcccctcctggtaggaatgtatatcccatacgtcactagctcatggactcttgctaattacatgaaagaaaatcaaaaaggggaagcctgttatcttttttgctgaggtgaaagaaaaatggcttaccgttttccctgaggggaaaaaatgactgtcatctagcattagcctgtgttgttagaaggagactagtcatacctgaagcagataagtctgcaaactgttacccccaactgaagttctctggtttcaacagtcctgcgtggtaacagaaatggattttagttacttgtgctaaaatcatagccctcttaaacagaaatcttcatcacttttctgttgtagagtaaatagtacaagccagcactattttaaaataacaaactcttgatagaagaataaaaaactacaactaacaccacaaactcctcaccagaggagatgctacttgttcagagcggcaaggagaatgactggggggcggagccagagggggagctatatggacagctcttgctgtgtgctctccttgcctttccctgtgggggagaatatttcccacaagtaatggatgacgccgtggaccggacacaccaatgttggagaaatgtaattcCTTCCCTGGTTCATTCAGATACTCCCGATTCTGTAGAATGCCCAAATTGGCCTAAATTCAGACATCTATTTTCATCCAAGGACAAATGCAGATATCTAATAATTAGTAACATGCAAGTTGTGCTGCAAACCCTTTAAAAACATTACACAGAGCACATAGCTAAGGCAGGTAGGTTTTATAAAACACCAATTACTCCATTATGGCAATCTGGTTATGTTAGTAACATAAGTGCATTAGTAAACAGATACGTTTGTCAATAGAGTTAAACAGACCACCACCAAATACAAATTAATTCAATGTTGTGCAAGTCATTATAAAGTATATAATTTATTATCAatgaatacataataaaaaaaaacattacagaaagtTAGAACAAATTGTATTAGTTAATCTTGTGTCAAGCACAGTAACTAATACAAATAAAGGCACAACGGTAACAGGTTTCAAGTTTTATTGTAAGCACAAGAGCGGTTCTTTGTGTTGTAGACAAATGTAGATCAAGAGCTGGTCATGGCCCTTATGAGGTAATTTGCAAtaacaaaaattaattattttaattaaacttAAAATGCTTTTTGTAGAATACGAGTTTAGAGGTATCACAAAAACAGATCTGAAGAGACTTAATTGAAGATCCTTGTTAAAATTGAGGTAGATTTTTCCCCCGTGAAACAGACAATATAGGACTGAAACATGTAGCTGATAATAACAATGTCATGTTAATTCCTGGCATTACTGGAAGGTTAActtacacagaagaacaaaacactCACATAGCTGAACTCTAAGTGCTAGATCTTATGAATGCTGTTAAAAATAAGGCACTATCAATTCAGAATCACTGATATAATTAACCAAACAGAATGAACACAATTAGATTATATATAGAAGAGGCATAGTCGGCAGCAAAAGATTACAGAAGCAGGACCTCTTGTTAGAGTATATcttatggtgggggggggggtaggaatgATGTATGATGATTTGGTAGGGAGTTTTATTTTTGGTCTATTACATGGAGGACAGTTTATCATAAATGAGCATCAGTATCTTTATTCGTCTTCTCAGTATTCTTATTTTTCCTTATACAATACTTAGAaattcaatgtgtgtgtgtgtgtgtgtgtgtgtgtggggggggggggggggtaatatgcCATAAAGAATCTGATTTTTAGCATTAGTTAGCTAGACAAGGTTTGTAGCATAAATAACAATAACCTGACTGTATTAAGGCCTACATATGGAACAGGTTCTAGTGTATATAAATCCTGTCAGAAATTGCACCAGGGAAATGTGTCATGATCTGCATTCGGAGCCACCAGTAGTAATCCATGGGGTGGTATCGGGTGTAGGGTGTTGATGCAGTCAAGGCATGAGTGACAGAGTTAATGACAGGTGATGTGTCAGTTGATCCACTGGTGCAATAATTGTTCATTTTGCTAATCTTCTCATCAAAATATTTTCTTCCATAATCATTTTTCACGCTCTCTGGGAGCTCAGACCACATTTTATCTGCAATTGCTTTGATCTTTTCTGGGCTATAAAGGCTTGTGCCAGCAATAAAGTTCCCTGGTTCCACCACACTGACCTTCACACCAAATGGGTGCATTTCATAGCGAAGACAGTCAGAAAATGCCTCCACACCAAACTTGGTGATGCAGTAAGGAGAGCGGGCAGGATTTGCCATACGACCCAACATGCTGCTGATATTCACAACTCGGCCTGGGAAGACACAAAAGTGACAGGACATAAGTATGTTGACTAGCAATATACAGTTAACCTACTTGTAGTTTTGGAGGACAATAAGTCTGTGATAGAGGGCTAATCATCTTATTGGAGTATGAGTATTCTCTCTTAAGGGGTGACATTTCATCCTGGGAAAGTGAATTCCTCATAAGTTATTCCTACTTGCATTTCATTTTTGAATCTCAGAAAAATCCTCTCTACTTATGCTCATTGTGATCAGCCTCTATATGAAACCATGTAAAATGGCTTTATGTGGATCTACATATCTGACTGCAATCctgatgaataataataataataatattgtatggTAAAGAGTTAAAGCAGATTCTTCTAATAAAGTTGACTTGAAAAAATGGTTTATTCTTTACGATGAAATAAGGTTGCAAAATTGTAtattttgcaaaagaaaaaaaaaagaaaagtttaattCTATTTATGTGACTTGTCAATGCTAAACGCAGGATGTTACACGACAGATAGTAAGACACCTATGAGATACAGaggtgtgattttatttttttaaaaatatgggtATAAAATTGATGTTAGCTTGTTTCATATACAATATTCGTGTTTCAtttgatttgttgtttttttatggatTAAATACATGCTTTGATTTATACTTGACTGCCTTGTGTGGGGGGGTTACGAGGATGAGGCTGACCTTTGTTGACCCCATTTCAGCCACTTAAATTTGCCCAGAGGTATACATACATTTGTGAGCAATATATAGTAACAAATGTGTACACAAAATTAGCCATTCCTTTCTGCAAGCTGTAAATAAACTTTGCTTAATGCTTCCTTATATTTGGTAAAGAAGATTTCAAACCTTTTGCCCTGCGGATGAGGGGAAGACAAGCTTTAGTTACTCGAACCGTGCCCCACAGGTTAACTTCTGCGACCTCTTTGTAGGTGTTCATGCTTGTGAATTCAACTTCGCCAAAAGTTGAAATGCCGGCATTATTAATAACACCCCATAAACCTAGGTTAAAAGAAAAATCAGCAAAAATTCAGTTGCCTTAAAACTCTAGCGATTACTTATGTTAAaacggagagaaaaaaaaatgaagatactCCTCTAGTATGATacgtttaataaaatatatttttaaactagaCTAAGATAACCAGAACCAATTCATGTGAGAGGTTATAATTGGTTATAACTGAATGATAGCACAGGGTCACATATCCTGCATCACAAAAATATCTGAAGTACATTGTCATCACTTGAAATAGTAATGTGTAGCTTTTGTAATAACAATGATCTAATACAATTGAACATAATGTGGTTATTGTATGTCTCAGTGAGCATATGAATGAATGCATgaaggacagtcaagtaaaaaaacaacaaaaaaaaaaacccccaacaactcatgattgtaattttaaacaattttccaattgacttttatcaccaattttgctttgttctcttggtattcttagttgaaagctaagcctaggcaggctcatatgccaatttcttagaccgtgAAGGCCGCATCTTAATCTGAAagcattgacagtttttcatcactagaaggtgttagttcatgtgcttcatatagataacattgagcacacgcacgtgaagctcctaggagcaagcagtgattggctaaaatgcaagtctgtcaaaaaacctgaaataagggggcagtctgcagaggcctagatacaaggtagtcagaggtaaaatgtgtattattataactgtgttggttatgcaaaactggagaatgggtaataaaggaattatccatctttttaaaacaacaaaaatttagTAAGTACTTTGAAATTATGTTCAAAATTTTGAACTTTACTCTGCTGAATTTTGGGAGGTTATGAAAGGATAAGTAGACATGTAGTAGAAAAGCTGAGGTGGACGACTATCTGAAAAAGAATGGAGGTGTAAAGACTCACCTTTTTCAGGATCCTTAAGATTTTCTCGTATAATCTCCACAGTCCTGTCCACTTCCTCTTGGTTTACAACATTCAGCTGCACAGTTTTTAACCTGTCACTCTTCACGTTATCAAGTTCCTTTACACCAGCATCTCCGTTATCCTGTCATTTGGAATGGACAGATTAAACATCAGACAATATCATAAAATCCAATTAGTAAGGTGCATAGATTTAACAATGCACTAGATTATACCTATATTATTTAAATGGTGAAATCTACATACtacaaataaaaataacacaagCATAGCAGTGTACATATGTCACAACAACAAATACTTATGGTTAATCTATACCACGTTCTGCTGTAACAAGATCGTCCTTCCAAAGTCTGCCAGAAAATGATATCATGAGCACTAAGGGGGTTGCACTAGCATTTTCCATCCCCAAAGAAAACCACTAACACTTAAGTTTGCAAATATATTATTTACCATATCCTATCAGTATCATGGTAAatgcaaacaatacattaaaatatagtTCAGcgattctttttgttttttttcttcaaaacattGGAACTCAATATCAGCTATTACAAGGCTATATTGGTTTTATGCTAGGAAATATTTGAGCTATAAATTAAAATTTCTTAAGTATCCAATCCCTACATTTTAATATTTGCAGCAGAAGGAATAACTAGGTTTTAACATTGCAGCCCCGTTATTTTAAATAAACTAAAACCTTACATGTTTtcagcatgagagaaaaaaaaaaaaaaaaaaaaaaaaaagagaaagagagagaaaatgcaattttaatcaactttctaaatttactcctattatcaatttttctttgttcttttgctatctttatttaaaaagcagttatgtaaagcttaggagccggccctaaATTTTTGAACACAGACATTTTATAAGGTACACAATATATTCAGAATTACAGGTAAAATAACCTGGGATCTTATATTTCCTCCCATTTAGGGTGTGTACAAAATTATCACCTTTTAAAATGTTGCCACAATTGCAACATCCCAAACAGGGGAAACAGCCAACCTTAGGGGTGGATAAAAAGGTTTGAATACCTTTCTTCTTAGATCCCACATCAGCTTTAATAAGGACATCCTTTATATTCTTGCACCGCCGATAGGCTGACATAGGTGCCTCCTGAAATTCCACAATATTAGGGTTCAATTCTTTTAATATagaccagtgtttcctaatgatcttTGTAATTTTgttactcaaagggttaaacagagacaaaaataattTGCTTAGTTTTATCTTTGTCATTCTTCTTCTTGTTACCATACTCTCCCTTTAAGATAGAAGTCCTAGAAACATTCCCAAACTCTCTAATCTGTTGTTCCACTAGTGGCTTAGGATAACCTCTCTGTAAGAAGAGATTACCCATTTCATTTAATCTAGTCTGTGCTAGTTTATCATCAGACACaatctttttttataaaatgtccGTGTTCAAAAATTTATATTGGAGAAT
This genomic stretch from Bombina bombina isolate aBomBom1 chromosome 4, aBomBom1.pri, whole genome shotgun sequence harbors:
- the BDH1 gene encoding D-beta-hydroxybutyrate dehydrogenase, mitochondrial, with product MLAAKCGGVTRCQNLRLFQKVSNPLQTLSRRRPYASSVEQENKAVLVTGCDSGFGFSLAKHLHSKGFTVFAGCLFKDNGDAGVKELDNVKSDRLKTVQLNVVNQEEVDRTVEIIRENLKDPEKGLWGVINNAGISTFGEVEFTSMNTYKEVAEVNLWGTVRVTKACLPLIRRAKGRVVNISSMLGRMANPARSPYCITKFGVEAFSDCLRYEMHPFGVKVSVVEPGNFIAGTSLYSPEKIKAIADKMWSELPESVKNDYGRKYFDEKISKMNNYCTSGSTDTSPVINSVTHALTASTPYTRYHPMDYYWWLRMQIMTHFPGAISDRIYIH